From Kogia breviceps isolate mKogBre1 chromosome 2, mKogBre1 haplotype 1, whole genome shotgun sequence, one genomic window encodes:
- the CSRNP3 gene encoding cysteine/serine-rich nuclear protein 3 isoform X2, with the protein MSSRHNSVRQYTLGEFAREQERLHREMLREHLREEKLNSLKLKMTKNGTVESEEASTLTVDDISDDDIDLDNTEVDEYFFLQPLPTKKRRALLRASGVKKIDVEEKHELRAIRLSREDCGCDCRVFCDPETCTCSLAGIKCQVDRMSFPCGCTKEGCSNTAGRIEFNPIRVRTHFLHTIMKLELEKNREQQIPTLNGCHGEISAHSSSMGPVAHSVEYSIADNFEIETEPQAAVLHLQSAEELDCQGEEEEEEEEEEEEEEEEEEDGSSFCSGVTDSSTQSLAPSESDEEEEEEDEEEEEEDEEEEEEDDEKGDSLVEGLGPHAEGLPLPSVLCYSDGTAVHESHAKNAPFYANSSTLYYQIDSHIPGTPNQISSENYSERETVKSGTLSLVPYTMTPEQFVDYARQAEEAYGASHYPAANPSVIVCCASSENDSGVPCNSLYPEHRSNHPQVEFHSYLKGPSQEGFGSTLNGDSHISEHPAEDSLSLAEKSRLHEECIKSPVVETVPV; encoded by the exons ATGACGAAGAATGGCACCGTGGAATCTGAAGAAGCTAGCACTCTTACAGTGGATGACATTTCTGATGATGATATTGATTTAGACAACACCGAGGTAGACGAGTACTTCTTTCTCCAACCCCTGCCAACAAAAAAACGGAGAGCACTGCTGCGGGCCTCTGGGGTGAAAAAGATTGATGTGGAGGAAAAGCATGAGCTACGAGCCATCCGCCTATCTCGAGAGGACTGTGGCTGTGACTGCCGGGTGTTCTGTGATCCAGAAACGTGTACCTGCAGCCTGGCAGGCATTAAGTGTCAG GTGGATCGAATGTCTTTCCCATGTGGCTGCACTAAAGAAGGATGTAGTAACACAGCAGGTAGAATTGAATTTAATCCTATCCGGGTCCGGACTCACTTTTTGCACACAATAATGAAACTTGAACTGGAGAAAAACCGAGAGCAGCAAATCCCCACGCTGAACGGCTGCCACGGGGAGATAAGTGCCCACAGTAGTTCCATGGGCCCTGTGGCTCACTCCGTCGAATATTCCATCGCAGACAATTTTGAGATTGAAACGGAACCCCAGGCTGCAGTGCTGCACCTGCAATCGGCGGAGGAATTAGATTgccaaggagaggaggaggaggaggaggaggaggaggaggaggaggaggaggaggaggaggaggatggcagCAGCTTCTGCAGCGGAGTCACAGACTCCAGCACCCAAAGCTTGGCCCCCAGCGAGtcagatgaggaggaggaggaggaggacgaggaggaagaggaggaggacgaggaggaagaggaggaggacgaCGAGAAAGGGGACAGTTTGGTGGAAGGTTTGGGTCCCCACGCCGAAGGGCTCCCTCTTCCTTCCGTCCTTTGTTACTCCGATGGCACGGCCGTTCACGAAAGCCACGCGAAGAACGCTCCCTTTTATGCCAACTCTTCTACCCTCTATTACCAAATAGACAGCCACATTCCAGGAACTCCCAACCAGATCTCCTCCGAGAACTATTCGGAAAGAGAGACGGTCAAAAGCGGTACCCTCTCGCTGGTGCCTTACACCATGACCCCGGAGCAATTCGTGGACTATGCCCGGCAAGCGGAAGAGGCGTACGGGGCCTCTCACTACCCAGCTGCCAACCCCTCCGTCATCGTTTGCTGCGCCTCTTCGGAAAATGACAGCGGTGTGCCCTGCAATAGCTTATATCCCGAACACAGGTCCAATCATCCTCAAGTGGAATTTCACTCATACTTGAAAGGCCCCTCCCAGGAAGGGTTTGGCTCTACATTGAATGGGGACAGTCACATTTCCGAGCATCCTGCTGAAGATTCTTTGAGCCTTGCAGAAAAGAGTAGATTGCACGAAGAGTGCATCAAATCGCCCGTGGTTGAGACTGTCCCTGTTTAG